The proteins below are encoded in one region of Prosthecobacter dejongeii:
- the sctT gene encoding type III secretion system export apparatus subunit SctT, translating to MMENPDVRTIFLVIAFTVPRMMSALLISPFFGDQFIQGMARQVVIISLSLMAIPITLKAGISIPDTSFWPLYLLGVLVKEIVLGLLIGYGTGLVFWIAEGTGFFIDNQRGSSMAEMFDPMSGGSSSLFGVLFTKVLGVLFFLGGGFAAFLTIIYDSYVTWPVFSYFPQFQQTFAMASLNLLDGVMSLIVTYSAPIIVAMFIAEFGLGLMNRFSPQLNVFFLAMPVKSGIASLLIILYLVFLLEFFRGQIMTPERWSLFYQGFFK from the coding sequence ATGATGGAGAATCCCGATGTGCGGACGATTTTTCTCGTCATCGCCTTCACCGTGCCACGCATGATGTCTGCGCTCCTGATCTCACCTTTTTTTGGAGATCAGTTCATCCAGGGCATGGCACGGCAAGTCGTCATCATTTCCCTGAGTTTGATGGCCATTCCCATCACTTTGAAAGCAGGCATCAGCATCCCAGATACCAGCTTTTGGCCTTTGTATCTGCTGGGGGTCTTGGTGAAAGAAATCGTCCTCGGCCTGTTGATCGGGTATGGCACGGGTCTGGTCTTCTGGATCGCTGAAGGAACCGGCTTCTTCATTGATAACCAGCGTGGCAGTTCCATGGCGGAAATGTTTGATCCCATGTCTGGTGGCAGCAGCTCCCTCTTCGGCGTTTTATTCACCAAGGTGTTAGGTGTCTTGTTCTTTCTGGGGGGAGGTTTTGCCGCCTTCCTCACGATCATTTACGATAGTTACGTCACCTGGCCGGTCTTCTCTTACTTTCCCCAGTTTCAGCAGACCTTTGCCATGGCCAGCCTGAATTTGTTAGATGGCGTCATGAGTTTGATCGTCACCTACTCGGCCCCGATCATCGTGGCCATGTTCATAGCAGAATTCGGCCTGGGACTGATGAACCGCTTCAGCCCTCAATTAAATGTCTTCTTTCTGGCCATGCCGGTCAAGAGTGGCATCGCTTCTCTGCTCATCATTCTGTATCTCGTCTTTCTCCTGGAATTCTTCCGGGGGCAGATCATGACCCCAGAGCGATGGAGTCTTTTTTATCAGGGCTTTTTCAAATGA
- the sctU gene encoding type III secretion system export apparatus subunit SctU, translating into MSEKTEQPTPKKLRDARQKGQVAKSQDVNSAALTVACFVTISILWPPYVEECKALLTLPTAFYTQPFREVVDEVLYGIVFKILLLSAPLLAVVMVVGIAANFVQIGFLLVLEPIKPELKKINPLDKAKQMFSMKNLVEFGKSALKVIIIAVLIFCVTRDALDPLTRIPYAGKEGVLQSLKPMLSTLAVNITLVYVAIAAADYFFQKFQHIKQLKMSKDEVKREFKESEGNPEIKGKRKQLHQEMVMNDTMERTRKASVVVTNPTHLAIAIYYREEDNQMPKVLAKGEDYVARRMVEVAKQEGIPIMQHIPLARAIYEKVDMDRFVPADLIEPMAEVLRWVKEFHEQQH; encoded by the coding sequence ATGAGTGAAAAGACGGAACAACCCACGCCGAAAAAGCTACGCGATGCTCGCCAAAAGGGGCAAGTCGCTAAAAGCCAGGATGTCAATTCCGCCGCTCTCACGGTCGCTTGCTTTGTCACCATCTCGATCTTGTGGCCTCCTTATGTGGAAGAATGCAAGGCCCTGCTCACCCTGCCCACAGCCTTTTACACACAGCCCTTTCGTGAGGTAGTTGATGAAGTTCTGTACGGCATTGTTTTCAAAATACTGCTTCTTTCTGCGCCCCTTTTAGCCGTCGTCATGGTGGTGGGCATCGCAGCCAACTTTGTTCAGATCGGCTTTTTGTTAGTCTTAGAACCCATCAAACCCGAGCTCAAAAAGATCAATCCTCTGGATAAAGCCAAGCAAATGTTTTCGATGAAGAACCTCGTCGAATTTGGCAAGTCAGCTTTGAAGGTCATCATCATCGCAGTCCTGATTTTTTGTGTGACACGAGATGCTCTGGATCCTCTCACCCGGATCCCTTATGCAGGCAAAGAAGGCGTTCTTCAATCGCTCAAACCCATGCTCAGCACCCTGGCGGTGAACATCACCCTCGTGTATGTCGCCATCGCTGCGGCCGACTATTTCTTCCAAAAATTCCAGCACATCAAACAGCTCAAAATGAGCAAAGACGAGGTAAAACGTGAATTTAAAGAGAGCGAAGGGAACCCTGAGATCAAAGGCAAACGCAAACAACTGCACCAAGAAATGGTGATGAACGACACCATGGAGCGCACACGTAAAGCCAGCGTGGTGGTGACCAATCCCACCCACCTCGCGATTGCCATTTATTACCGCGAAGAAGACAACCAAATGCCCAAGGTCCTGGCCAAAGGCGAAGACTATGTGGCACGCCGCATGGTGGAGGTGGCCAAGCAGGAGGGCATACCCATCATGCAACACATTCCTTTAGCCCGAGCTATTTATGAGAAGGTGGACATGGATCGCTTTGTGCCCGCAGATCTCATTGAGCCCATGGCAGAGGTCCTGCGTTGGGTGAAAGAATTCCATGAGCAACAGCATTGA
- a CDS encoding RNA polymerase sigma factor: MVLRASDLESQAAQRDMEHLCRACWYPIYAFVRRQGYSPEDAQDLAQGFFVHVLENNVLAHADPERGRFRSFLLGALRHFVSNEARKQRTEKRGGRVTFVPLDANDDEERFDRELAHPDSPEKLFERNWAENLLQRAVKALEADYVNAGKLHLFTALQPYLAGSANPNSYEELAKTLGMSTGTIAVSVYRMRRRYGELLREEIAQTVENPADIEQEIRMLLEAVAS, encoded by the coding sequence ATGGTCCTTCGAGCTTCAGATTTAGAGAGCCAAGCGGCCCAACGTGACATGGAGCACCTGTGCCGCGCCTGCTGGTATCCCATCTATGCATTTGTCCGGCGCCAAGGCTATTCACCAGAGGATGCCCAAGATTTAGCCCAGGGCTTTTTCGTGCATGTGCTGGAAAATAACGTGCTGGCTCATGCCGATCCTGAGCGGGGAAGATTTCGTTCCTTTTTGTTAGGAGCATTGCGGCATTTTGTCAGCAATGAGGCCCGGAAACAGCGCACGGAAAAACGCGGCGGCAGGGTCACCTTCGTCCCGCTGGATGCGAATGACGATGAAGAACGTTTTGACCGTGAACTCGCGCATCCCGATTCACCGGAGAAGCTCTTTGAACGCAACTGGGCTGAAAATCTCCTGCAACGGGCTGTCAAGGCCCTGGAGGCGGACTACGTCAATGCGGGCAAGCTGCATCTTTTCACGGCGCTCCAACCTTACCTAGCTGGGAGTGCAAACCCGAATTCGTATGAGGAGTTAGCGAAAACGCTGGGCATGAGCACAGGAACGATTGCGGTCTCAGTTTATCGAATGCGGAGGCGCTATGGAGAACTGCTGCGCGAAGAGATTGCGCAGACGGTGGAGAACCCTGCCGATATTGAGCAGGAAATCCGCATGCTGTTAGAGGCAGTAGCATCCTGA
- a CDS encoding HupE/UreJ family protein — translation MLAALMLKSLHSLLLAPLLLLLGLQELMPQLLGTLDLQILGEEMLSGFRHIFPEGLDHIAFILGLFFLSRTLPILLVQTTLFTLAHSMVLGLVVITGLAVPGHWVEIGVGLSIALLALEGLYPTRLERWRPLMILAFGGIHGLAFAHSFVQTANIRRNPVSALFGFNLGVELGQLVLIAALVILFSPWWQRPWYRPRICLPALSLIALSGLHWAWARW, via the coding sequence ATGCTAGCCGCCCTCATGCTGAAAAGCCTCCACAGTCTCTTGCTAGCTCCCCTGCTCCTTCTGCTGGGCTTGCAGGAACTCATGCCGCAGCTCCTGGGCACGCTGGATCTCCAGATCCTAGGAGAGGAAATGCTTTCCGGCTTCCGGCACATCTTTCCTGAGGGGCTGGACCACATCGCCTTCATCCTCGGCCTGTTCTTTCTTTCCCGCACCCTGCCCATTCTGCTGGTGCAGACCACCCTCTTCACCCTGGCCCATTCCATGGTGCTGGGCCTCGTGGTCATCACCGGCCTCGCCGTGCCGGGTCATTGGGTCGAAATCGGCGTCGGACTCAGCATCGCCCTTCTCGCTCTCGAAGGCCTTTACCCCACGCGCCTGGAGCGCTGGCGACCGCTAATGATCCTGGCCTTCGGCGGCATCCACGGCCTCGCCTTTGCCCATAGCTTTGTGCAGACGGCAAACATCCGCCGCAATCCCGTCTCCGCCCTCTTCGGGTTCAACCTCGGCGTCGAGCTCGGACAACTCGTCCTCATCGCCGCCCTCGTCATCCTTTTCAGTCCCTGGTGGCAACGCCCCTGGTACCGCCCCCGCATCTGCCTCCCCGCCCTCAGCCTCATCGCCCTCTCCGGCCTCCACTGGGCCTGGGCCCGTTGGTAA
- the radC gene encoding RadC family protein codes for MSHRIHDLPEEDRPRERLLRLGPGVLTDAELLAIFINTGVKGENAIQVAQRLLREVGTLRQLSRTSPAELAASRALGPAKAAHLAAAFEIGKRAEREWARDTPMNSPELIYRYLAAEMQCLAHESMRVLLLNTRLNLQRDEELFRGTVNETVAHPREILQSAIVHKAYGFAVVHNHPSGDPSPSDADKRLTRRLKEGAEVLGLNFVDHVIIGLPGENRGQPYFSFRESGML; via the coding sequence ATGTCCCATCGCATTCATGACCTGCCGGAGGAAGATCGCCCTCGCGAACGCCTGCTGCGTCTAGGCCCCGGCGTCCTGACGGATGCGGAACTGCTGGCCATCTTTATCAATACCGGGGTGAAAGGGGAAAATGCCATCCAGGTGGCTCAGCGTCTTTTGCGGGAGGTGGGCACGCTGCGGCAGCTTTCCCGCACGAGTCCGGCGGAGCTGGCTGCCTCCCGTGCTCTGGGGCCGGCAAAGGCTGCGCATCTAGCGGCCGCCTTTGAGATCGGCAAACGGGCTGAGCGCGAGTGGGCGCGGGATACGCCGATGAATTCGCCCGAACTGATCTACCGCTACCTGGCGGCGGAGATGCAATGTTTGGCCCATGAATCCATGCGCGTGCTGCTGCTGAATACCCGGCTGAATTTGCAACGGGATGAGGAGCTCTTTCGCGGCACGGTGAATGAGACGGTGGCGCATCCGCGTGAAATTTTGCAATCGGCCATCGTTCACAAAGCCTACGGCTTTGCGGTGGTGCACAATCATCCCTCGGGAGATCCCAGCCCGAGCGATGCGGATAAGCGCTTAACGCGCCGACTGAAGGAGGGCGCGGAGGTGCTGGGACTGAACTTTGTGGACCATGTCATCATCGGCCTGCCGGGGGAGAACCGTGGGCAGCCGTATTTCAGCTTTCGTGAAAGTGGCATGCTGTGA
- a CDS encoding anthranilate synthase component II — translation MLLIIDNYDSFTYNLVQYFGEMGAQMEIHRNDQITLEEIAKLKPDHICVSPGPCTPKEAGISCDVIRTFGQSIPVLGVCLGHQSIGHVFGGDVVRAGRLMHGKTSVIKHTGESVFKGLPQPFTATRYHSLLVKRDTLPDCLEITAVAGDDESEIMGLRHKELPIHGVQFHPESILTQEGKKLLKNFLEM, via the coding sequence ATGCTTTTGATCATCGATAACTACGACTCTTTCACCTACAACCTCGTCCAGTACTTTGGCGAGATGGGGGCGCAGATGGAGATCCACCGGAATGACCAGATCACCCTGGAAGAGATCGCCAAGCTGAAGCCGGACCACATCTGTGTTTCCCCGGGGCCCTGCACGCCGAAAGAGGCGGGCATCAGTTGCGATGTCATCCGCACCTTTGGCCAGAGCATCCCCGTGCTGGGCGTATGCCTGGGGCACCAGAGCATCGGCCACGTGTTCGGGGGGGATGTGGTGCGCGCTGGGCGCCTGATGCATGGCAAAACGTCCGTCATCAAGCACACGGGGGAATCTGTCTTCAAAGGTCTGCCGCAGCCCTTCACGGCCACACGTTACCACTCCCTTTTGGTGAAGCGGGACACGCTGCCGGATTGCCTGGAGATCACCGCCGTGGCGGGCGATGATGAGAGCGAGATCATGGGCCTGCGGCACAAGGAACTGCCTATCCATGGGGTGCAGTTCCACCCAGAGTCTATCCTCACTCAGGAAGGGAAAAAGCTGCTGAAAAACTTCCTGGAAATGTAG
- a CDS encoding outer membrane protein assembly factor BamB family protein, with protein MKRLSFFILFLSLCGPVLADEASDLLQQSGVKGGIVVHVGCGDGQLTARLKANERYQVQGLTQDEKAVASLREALHKTGQYGAVAVESWNGKHLPYIENFVNLLVVEDAAVSKEEIDRVLAPLGVAMVRKKGTWEKTVKAWPTGMDEWTHYAYDSKGNTTSKDLLVGPPTRMQWVGNPRWSRHHDRMSSVSAKVSSGGRIFYIMDEGSRISILMPAKFMLIARDAFNGTILWKKPIPQWSTHLWPLKSGPTQLTRRLVSIGDKVYVTLGIAAPISCLDAATGEVIREYPQTAGTEEILYRDGTLYALANQEPWRLNEEFAVKAQSDQKRVETEFNWDGKPRNLFAIEAETGKTLWKKEDRIAPVTLCLDDKRIAYYNGDGLACLDVKTGETKFADVPAQRRKLYEFNFAPRVLLHNDVILYAGGDGSMKGVDADTGKDMWTASHEKSGYRSMEDLIVAQGLVWNAGTTSGNQSGEYTGRDPLTGLVKKKFYPDVPEGTYWFHHRCYQAKATEKYLMPSRTGIEYVDMEKQHWDLNHWVRGACLYGVLPANGLTYAGPHNCACYPEAKLDGMSVLASQPRYPMPAYTPDAERLSQGPAYAEAVEEKDADAKDWPTYRADNARSGSSNQDLLPDLGLAWEVKLTPPLSTSSSAGGLTFVSEVDRHTLHAFDSATGQEAWHFIAGGRIDSPPSYWKGRVYFGGKDGYVYCLRAKDGALIWKFQGAPAPLSHAAWEMMESVWPVHGSVLVENGLVTFVSGRSCFLDDGLWFYRVDAKTGEMKVKEHYDDRDPDTGGDLNDRHKTLQMPVALNDILSSDGKWTYLRTQKIGNDGKRVEVGPVSGDFDKQGGAHKGEGQHLFAPMGFLDDSNFHRSYWVYGKSFAGGHGGYFQAGKYAPAGRILVHDDKNVYSYGREAQYYKWTTTMEYTLFSTPKAPPEQAYDTEGATTERKGNSVVLGPDGQPLAVQPAKETQVGHSETMKANAAKKKGKGKGAAKGKAVAKGQPVPGSVQFPDMDVLDPSGTALSIEAWVLPDTASGTILHHGGPLQGVVLDIREKKPQLHVRSAGKVTTIVAAEALTEGWHHIVGTLAQDKVMSLYLDGKLVAQGTGDLIAARPKNPLMLGSGQGAAEGSAGSFSGLMDQFALYHQALTPAQVESRFAAPDTQPKEAILVCNFDNGDSRDSSGNQVHGVGAGVETGKGKVGAALWFKGGASGGGKAGGSFVKHTWDRYVPIVARSMALAGKTLFVSGPPDTIDEEYAFERLAARDPEILKELAEQDAALSGERGAKMWAVNVETGEQSAGLEITSPPVWDGITVAQGRVYVSTMDGRIQCFGKK; from the coding sequence ATGAAGCGACTCTCCTTCTTTATCCTCTTCCTTTCCCTGTGCGGACCTGTCCTGGCCGATGAGGCGAGCGACCTCCTCCAGCAGTCGGGAGTCAAAGGTGGCATTGTCGTGCATGTGGGATGTGGCGATGGGCAACTGACCGCCCGTCTCAAAGCCAACGAGCGTTATCAGGTTCAGGGCCTGACCCAGGATGAGAAAGCGGTGGCCTCCCTGCGCGAAGCTTTGCACAAAACTGGGCAGTATGGAGCGGTGGCGGTGGAAAGCTGGAATGGCAAGCACCTGCCTTACATCGAGAACTTCGTAAACCTGCTGGTGGTGGAGGACGCTGCTGTGAGCAAAGAAGAAATAGACCGCGTGCTAGCCCCGCTGGGCGTGGCGATGGTGCGAAAAAAAGGGACCTGGGAAAAGACGGTGAAGGCCTGGCCCACAGGCATGGATGAGTGGACGCACTACGCCTATGATTCCAAAGGCAACACCACTTCCAAAGACCTGCTGGTGGGCCCACCTACCCGCATGCAGTGGGTGGGAAATCCGCGCTGGAGCCGTCACCATGACCGCATGTCCTCCGTCAGTGCGAAGGTCTCCTCGGGCGGGCGCATCTTTTACATCATGGATGAGGGCAGCCGCATCTCCATCCTCATGCCTGCGAAGTTCATGCTCATCGCGCGCGATGCCTTCAATGGCACCATCCTCTGGAAGAAGCCGATCCCACAGTGGAGCACGCACCTGTGGCCGCTGAAGTCCGGCCCCACTCAGCTCACCCGCCGCCTCGTTTCCATCGGGGACAAAGTGTATGTCACCCTGGGTATCGCAGCCCCCATTTCCTGCCTGGATGCGGCCACGGGCGAAGTCATCCGCGAGTATCCGCAGACCGCTGGCACGGAGGAAATCCTGTATCGCGATGGCACCTTGTATGCCTTGGCCAATCAGGAACCTTGGCGTTTGAATGAGGAGTTTGCCGTCAAGGCGCAGAGCGATCAAAAACGCGTGGAGACGGAGTTCAACTGGGATGGCAAACCGCGCAATCTCTTCGCCATCGAGGCGGAAACGGGCAAGACCCTTTGGAAAAAAGAGGATCGCATCGCCCCGGTCACGCTTTGCCTGGATGACAAACGCATCGCCTACTACAATGGCGATGGCCTGGCCTGCCTGGATGTGAAAACGGGCGAGACAAAATTTGCCGATGTGCCGGCGCAGCGCCGCAAGCTCTACGAGTTCAACTTCGCCCCGCGTGTGCTCCTGCACAATGACGTCATCCTCTACGCGGGCGGTGATGGCAGCATGAAGGGTGTGGATGCAGACACGGGCAAGGACATGTGGACGGCCTCCCATGAAAAGAGCGGCTACCGCAGCATGGAGGACCTCATTGTGGCCCAGGGCCTGGTCTGGAACGCCGGCACCACGAGTGGCAACCAGAGCGGTGAATACACAGGGCGCGATCCGCTGACCGGGCTGGTGAAAAAGAAATTTTACCCGGATGTTCCTGAAGGCACTTATTGGTTTCACCATCGCTGCTACCAGGCCAAGGCGACGGAAAAGTACCTCATGCCATCGCGCACGGGCATCGAGTATGTGGACATGGAAAAGCAGCACTGGGATCTCAATCACTGGGTGCGCGGGGCCTGTCTTTACGGTGTGCTGCCTGCCAATGGACTCACCTACGCGGGCCCGCACAACTGCGCCTGCTATCCGGAGGCGAAGCTGGATGGCATGAGCGTGCTGGCCTCCCAACCCCGCTACCCCATGCCTGCCTACACGCCGGATGCTGAGCGCCTCAGCCAAGGCCCGGCCTACGCCGAAGCGGTGGAAGAAAAAGACGCCGATGCCAAAGACTGGCCCACCTACCGGGCGGATAATGCCCGCAGCGGCTCCTCAAACCAAGACCTGCTGCCAGACCTAGGCCTGGCCTGGGAGGTCAAACTAACCCCACCATTGAGCACCAGCTCCAGCGCCGGAGGCCTCACCTTTGTCTCTGAGGTGGATCGCCACACCCTCCACGCGTTTGATTCCGCCACGGGCCAGGAGGCCTGGCACTTCATCGCCGGGGGGCGCATTGATTCCCCGCCGAGTTACTGGAAAGGCCGCGTGTACTTTGGTGGCAAAGATGGTTATGTCTATTGCCTACGGGCCAAGGATGGCGCGTTGATTTGGAAGTTCCAAGGGGCCCCTGCCCCACTCAGCCATGCCGCCTGGGAGATGATGGAAAGCGTGTGGCCGGTGCATGGCAGCGTGCTGGTGGAAAATGGACTGGTCACCTTTGTCTCCGGGCGTTCCTGCTTCCTGGATGATGGCCTGTGGTTCTACCGTGTGGATGCCAAGACCGGCGAGATGAAGGTGAAGGAGCACTACGATGATCGCGACCCCGACACAGGTGGAGACCTCAACGACCGCCACAAAACCCTGCAAATGCCCGTGGCGCTCAATGACATCCTCAGCAGCGATGGCAAGTGGACCTACCTGCGCACGCAGAAAATAGGCAACGATGGTAAGCGCGTGGAGGTGGGCCCGGTGTCCGGTGACTTTGACAAACAAGGCGGTGCCCACAAAGGCGAAGGCCAGCACCTGTTTGCGCCCATGGGCTTCCTGGATGACTCGAATTTCCACCGCAGCTACTGGGTCTATGGCAAGAGCTTTGCCGGGGGCCATGGCGGCTATTTCCAGGCGGGCAAGTACGCCCCCGCTGGCCGCATCCTGGTACACGATGACAAAAACGTCTATTCCTACGGACGCGAAGCCCAGTACTACAAGTGGACGACTACCATGGAGTACACCCTGTTCTCCACACCCAAAGCTCCCCCCGAACAAGCCTACGACACCGAAGGTGCTACCACCGAACGCAAAGGCAACTCCGTGGTGCTGGGCCCCGATGGCCAGCCCTTGGCCGTGCAGCCTGCCAAAGAAACGCAAGTGGGCCACAGCGAGACCATGAAGGCCAACGCCGCCAAGAAAAAGGGCAAGGGCAAAGGGGCCGCGAAAGGCAAGGCTGTGGCCAAAGGCCAGCCCGTTCCCGGCTCCGTTCAGTTCCCTGACATGGACGTGCTGGACCCCAGCGGAACGGCGCTTTCCATCGAGGCCTGGGTGCTGCCAGACACCGCCAGCGGCACCATCCTCCACCACGGTGGCCCGCTGCAAGGCGTGGTCTTAGACATTCGGGAAAAGAAACCGCAACTGCATGTCCGCAGTGCAGGTAAAGTCACCACCATCGTCGCGGCAGAAGCCTTGACCGAAGGCTGGCACCACATCGTGGGCACGCTGGCCCAGGACAAGGTGATGAGCCTTTACCTGGATGGTAAGTTGGTCGCACAAGGCACGGGAGACCTTATCGCCGCACGGCCCAAAAATCCGCTCATGCTGGGCAGTGGCCAAGGCGCCGCAGAAGGCAGTGCGGGGAGCTTCAGCGGGCTGATGGATCAATTTGCCCTGTATCACCAGGCACTTACACCCGCACAAGTGGAGTCACGTTTCGCCGCGCCGGATACCCAGCCCAAGGAGGCCATCCTGGTCTGCAACTTCGACAATGGCGACTCCCGGGACAGTTCGGGCAACCAAGTCCACGGCGTGGGTGCTGGCGTGGAAACGGGCAAGGGCAAAGTCGGCGCAGCCCTTTGGTTCAAGGGCGGGGCCAGCGGCGGTGGCAAAGCGGGAGGCAGCTTTGTCAAACACACCTGGGACCGCTACGTGCCCATCGTGGCGCGCAGCATGGCCCTGGCCGGCAAAACTCTCTTTGTCAGCGGCCCACCGGATACGATTGATGAAGAATACGCCTTTGAACGCCTAGCCGCACGCGACCCGGAAATCCTCAAGGAACTGGCCGAGCAAGATGCCGCACTGAGTGGTGAACGCGGGGCCAAGATGTGGGCCGTGAATGTGGAAACTGGGGAGCAAAGCGCTGGCCTGGAAATCACCAGCCCGCCCGTGTGGGATGGCATCACCGTGGCACAAGGCCGCGTTTACGTGAGCACCATGGATGGCCGGATTCAATGCTTCGGCAAGAAGTGA
- a CDS encoding 3D domain-containing protein — protein MSTPRLLCWSFATVVTISSLSSCALAPLETVGWASPKAKAGSPLQAGVRYEVRKALAAGVPFRPQEMKRYYFVMEAPRPPLMAATQVSGRRMTVRTTAYCHDEDDHIVYGVKNALGTPLKFGSVRSAAADWSRYPVGTRFRIAGQPDVVYEVDDYGSALVGTGTIDLYKPTQGQMNDWGVRHVDIEVIQWGSYQRSMDIMRDRTKWPHVRRMVEDIETKVYQVTAQSLRGPMTASL, from the coding sequence ATGAGTACACCGCGCCTCCTTTGCTGGTCTTTCGCCACTGTGGTGACGATTTCATCCTTGAGTTCCTGTGCCCTGGCACCGCTTGAGACCGTCGGGTGGGCATCGCCGAAGGCGAAGGCGGGATCGCCTTTGCAAGCCGGAGTGCGTTATGAAGTCCGGAAAGCGCTGGCCGCAGGCGTGCCATTCCGGCCTCAGGAAATGAAACGCTACTACTTTGTCATGGAGGCACCACGGCCACCACTGATGGCCGCCACTCAGGTGTCAGGCCGCCGCATGACCGTGCGCACCACAGCCTACTGCCACGATGAAGATGACCACATCGTCTATGGCGTGAAGAATGCCCTGGGCACACCTTTGAAGTTCGGCTCCGTGCGCAGTGCGGCGGCCGATTGGTCCCGCTACCCGGTGGGCACGCGTTTCCGCATCGCGGGCCAGCCAGATGTCGTTTACGAGGTGGATGACTACGGCAGTGCTTTGGTGGGAACGGGCACGATTGATCTCTACAAGCCGACTCAAGGCCAGATGAATGACTGGGGCGTGCGCCATGTGGACATTGAGGTGATCCAGTGGGGATCCTACCAGCGCAGCATGGACATCATGCGGGACCGTACCAAATGGCCGCATGTGCGCCGCATGGTGGAAGACATCGAGACAAAGGTCTATCAAGTCACCGCACAGAGTCTTCGCGGGCCGATGACAGCATCCCTGTAA
- a CDS encoding efflux RND transporter periplasmic adaptor subunit: protein MNARLFPSVRFSVLSLLGLSLMPACKPPQTGPAAAPPPPAVVVGKVTKQNVPIYVENVGQTQASETVEIRARVSGFITEAPFKEGSLVKKGDLLFKIDPRSYAAVVDQSKANVSKAEASLERAKGDLQRLEPLVAASAISKQDRDTAGTTAKVAEADLLAAKAALATAELNLSYATMVAPFDGMIGARNVDVGNFVGSSADTMLLATVSTTNPMRVSFNVAEQNYLRFQRRFMGDEVAKEEHSAKMEFELILSDGKVYEHKGRFEFADRALDSRTGTLKIVVSFPNAENLLRPGQFARVRAKPEERPDALLVPQRAVIETQSLQSVLLVGEGNKVIQKPVKTDGRYNDQFIVSSGLSEGDRVIIEGVQKARPGMVVNPTEPEAESPAPAPAKPEATAPAAK from the coding sequence ATGAATGCGAGACTGTTTCCCTCCGTTAGGTTTAGTGTGCTTTCATTGTTAGGCCTCTCGTTGATGCCTGCCTGCAAACCTCCTCAAACAGGACCAGCGGCCGCCCCACCGCCGCCCGCAGTCGTCGTGGGAAAGGTGACGAAACAGAACGTGCCGATCTACGTGGAAAACGTGGGGCAGACTCAGGCCTCGGAAACGGTGGAGATCCGCGCCCGGGTCAGTGGCTTCATCACGGAAGCCCCGTTTAAGGAGGGCAGTCTCGTCAAAAAAGGAGACCTGCTTTTTAAAATCGATCCACGCTCCTACGCAGCGGTGGTGGACCAATCTAAGGCCAATGTGAGCAAGGCGGAAGCCTCCCTCGAAAGGGCCAAAGGCGATCTGCAACGGCTGGAGCCGCTGGTGGCTGCCAGTGCCATTTCCAAACAAGATCGCGATACCGCAGGTACCACGGCGAAAGTAGCCGAGGCCGACCTCCTGGCCGCGAAAGCTGCCCTGGCCACAGCAGAACTCAACCTCAGCTATGCGACGATGGTGGCCCCGTTTGATGGCATGATCGGCGCGCGCAATGTGGATGTGGGCAACTTCGTGGGCAGCAGCGCCGATACCATGCTGCTGGCCACCGTTTCCACCACGAATCCTATGCGGGTGAGCTTCAATGTGGCGGAGCAGAACTACCTGCGCTTTCAGCGGCGCTTCATGGGTGATGAAGTCGCTAAAGAGGAGCATAGCGCGAAAATGGAATTCGAGCTCATCCTCAGCGATGGCAAAGTGTATGAGCACAAAGGCCGCTTTGAATTTGCCGATCGCGCCCTGGATTCCAGGACCGGCACGTTGAAGATCGTGGTCAGCTTTCCGAATGCGGAAAACCTCCTGCGCCCCGGCCAGTTTGCTCGCGTGCGGGCCAAGCCTGAAGAGCGGCCCGATGCCCTGCTGGTGCCGCAGCGGGCCGTCATTGAAACCCAGAGTCTCCAGTCCGTCTTACTCGTGGGTGAAGGCAATAAAGTCATCCAAAAACCCGTGAAAACGGATGGACGATACAATGATCAATTCATCGTGAGCAGCGGCCTGAGTGAGGGAGATCGAGTCATCATCGAAGGGGTGCAAAAAGCGCGTCCCGGCATGGTGGTGAATCCCACCGAGCCTGAGGCTGAAAGCCCCGCCCCTGCGCCTGCAAAGCCAGAAGCCACCGCCCCGGCAGCGAAGTAA